The following DNA comes from Kluyveromyces lactis strain NRRL Y-1140 chromosome E complete sequence.
TACAAACACATCTTCTATCGATACTAAACATCTCGGAACTACAACACCATCGAAACTGTCAGGAACAGATTCCCAAACCAAGTTGTTAAGGTCTCCCATGgataaaaaaattatgACCAACAACTCATATCAGATGCCAAACATTAGCACTTTTGACTCAAATTTGGATGAACTTTTCTCCAACTTCATCCATATAGAATATTGCAAGTCAAGGTATGATTCATTCAAAGCCATCCGCATGATGCAAAATCGCATTCCACTACAGATAGCGGTGTCTATGCCTTGGTGTTTATCCACATTGGGTAAGCTACATTTTGAATTAGTTAATTATGAAATGGCTAAATCTTACTTCACGAAATTAAGAACTTTACAACCTACGCGGTTTCAAGATATGGACACCTTCTCAACCGTTTTATGGCATTTGCAAGACAAAACACACTTATCCGCTTTATGCGCGGAGCTATTAACGTTGGATAAGTATAACCCCATTGCCTGGTGCAGCATGGGGAATCTTCATTCGTTAAATAAAGATCACGACGAAGCCATTACTGCTTTCGGAAAGGCAATTCAATTGGACCCATTCTTTGCTTACGCTTACACTTTACAAGGGCACGAGTATTCTAATAATGATGCATTCGACAATGCAAAATCTTGCTTCCGTAAAGCTTTAACTATCGAAAAAACTCATTACAATGCACTTTACGGACTTGGAATGTGTTGTGTCAAACTTGGAaagtttgaagaagcaCTATTATTCTTCGAGAAGGCAAGAGCCTTGAATCCGGTCAATGTCATTTTGAATTGTTGCTGCGGCGTTGCGTTAGAAAGATTACAGCAGCCAGAGAGAGCTTTGAACTTCTACGAATTAGCAACTGAGTTACAACCAAACTCGTCTTTAGcattgttcaagaaatcacAACTTCTATTGAACATGGGACAGTATTCTTCTGCGCTACataattttgaaagattaGAATCACTTACCCCTGATGAAGCTCATGTGCACTTTTTGCTTGGTAACCTGTACCAAATTGTGGGTAAGAAGCAAGATGCAATGAATCAATATACTATTGCAATGAACCTAGACCCTAAAGGTAGTCAATTAATAAAAGAAGCCATGGAAAAATGTCATGAACAGGGTTGATAAATCTGTTATATATCGTTACAAAAAATCTACTTGAACCTTCAaccaaattctttcacACAACGTGTTTTTACAGTTATCTATATAGCCTTCAAAAATAGCGTCTCCCAGTGTATATGAGTGTTCTcagatgatttgaagattataatattaatgataataatacaGATAGACGAAGGACTAAAGATCTACATAAAAAATACTACACAGTCGACGAATTTCTTTGGAGAATGATCAGTGAAGATCAAATACGATTACTCATGAACTTAGGATCCAGGCCAAAATATTCTCCTCCTTGAGTTGATAGTGTTTTCGAACCAGTCGATGAATTTCCAGTATTAGCAGTCGTATTTGAGGTTAGCTGACCAGCCATTAAATAAGGACTGGTTAATCCAGACGTGATAGTCGTATTATGCGTAATACTTGGCGAGGAAATATTAGCAAAATCTTCAGAACTTTGAGTTTGCTCAGCTCTTTGTTGATCCCATAAGTCTTCGTCATGTTCATTCAGTGACCTTTGCTGCTCTCTCAGTCTAGTTTCTTCACGCGCTTGGGACAGCATTTCCTGAGCTTTTGTTAATGAAACGGTAGGCGTCGCACATGAACTGATAATAGGAACTGAAGTGTCAATGTCAATGGTAGCTTTGATAAGAGCTGCTATCCATGCTCTCATCTCCTCTTTGGTGTCTACTGCGAAGTAATGTACACGAGGCTGAGTAAACGTTAGACCTTTCTTGGAGCCAGGTTGAGGAGGAACCAATTTAAAGCAATAACGCCCTTTACCAGTGCTAGCAGCATAGAGAGAAACAAATTtgtcatcttcttttgctgGCAACACTCTATGAGCGGTTATATCAATCAATCCACGTTCTCTATTTTCGGTTGTATTGGCAAAGTACGACAATCTGGTACCATGCAACGTAAAGAATCTATTTTTCCAAACACCCATAGCACCAGTACCCTTCTTACTCATCCAACCTGAACAATCTGCTTCACGCATAGCTTCGGATATAGTAATACTACGGATACCTTCCGTGAATGCGGtagttctttgttttccGACATTTTTCGAGCTCGTACCGCGAGCTGTTCTCGGTTTAGTTGATTCACTCACAGACCTATTTTGATTAACATCCGGTTCGTATAAAGTATCTTTCGCGTCATAAAATACATCCGAGGCAGGTTCTTTAGCGCTAACAGAGCGTCTCTTAGCTTCTTTTCGAGTTTGGGGGTTTGGAAGGTCTTTAATAGGAGATGTACTTAGCATCATCGAATGTCTTTGACTAGGCGTACCGTTATCAATAGTGTTGAAGGGACTAACAAATGAATTCTTCCTGCTATGAGAAACCGACGTCCTTCTTGATGTTTTAGTATGTGCAGTATCTGTCTCGGCATGCTCAtccttctctttgaaaaatgacAGCAGAGAAGAATTCCTTCTATGCCTTCTTTCTGAGTTGGCTTGGGAAGGTTTTCTACCATGATTGGTAGAGTATGAGGTAGCTCTGGAATGCCCGTATACACTAGAAGAAGGTCTTTCCATATTAACACCAGTTTCTGCATCAGATTCACGATCGGCCTGTTTattttctgtattttcCGACAGCATTGATATCCTGTTAAACAGTTCGACGAAGGATCCGCCTGATTTGGTTTTGACATGTCCGGAGTAGACTACACTACCGCGATTCTCTGAAACTTGCTCAGTTGGACTTGGGTTTCGTTCGATAGATTGTGTTTCCTTGAAATATGGGTTTGGAAGGCTAGGGGTACTAGAAGTTGGACCCTGCTTCCTTTTAGGAGGAAATTCGAACTGGTCGTGAATCTCATCCTCCCTCGATTTTTCCTCCTTTGCCTTTGCTTTACCATCTGCCACTTGTTCATATATCGTGGGATGTGCGTATTTGGAAGTTTGAGCACTGGACATTGCGTTAGGTTGAGGTGACAAGAACCTACCGCCAGAGCCAGAACTAGAAGCACTAACCATAGGTGATTTTGGAGGCTGGACTGGTGATGGGTATGAAGGAGGCTTTGGGGCACGTCTAGGCGACGCGAACACATCTTCTGAAATATCCGGAGCTTTAGTAGTTTCATTAGTAAATAGCAAGGATGCTGGTCTAGGTTTCTGAGAGCTTTTGGTGTGTGTTCCAGACGATGGGGTTACGAAGTTCTTTGGAGTTGGAGTCGAATTTGAATTTAGTTCCTCCATAGATTGTGATGTTTTCCTTAGGTGGCCTCGATACGTTGGAATATCATGGTTAGAAGGTGAGGTTATCGTTATCCCAGCATTTTGTTTGAATGATGCAGCGGGCATCAAACTATTCCTGTTATTGGCAGAAGTGCCATTCTGGGTCGAtatttccttcaaagcctcaatttctttaaagaTCTCAAAACGAGTTCCAAACGAGTTTATCtccaattccttcaaatgCGCTAATTCTAGTTCCAAAAGAATTGTACCTGAAATTTTATGCTTTTGGAACCTCGATGCTGATTCCACATCGAATCCCAATGAGATGAGGTAAGCTGTAACCTGTTCCGGAACCCAATTCTTCACATTTTCTGGGCGTAATTCGTTGGTTCCAGTAGAAGCCAGGCTATTACTTTTGGTGAAATCTAATGATGAACCTGAAACAAGTCTTTTCAACCCAGGTCTTTGATCATAATCGATGGAATCAGTTCCAGAGGGGAAAGAGTCACCCCTTAACTCTTCAAGTGCCTTATCTATATCACTCATTGTgcttttcattgatatGTTCCTATCCACAGGAACTTTTATCATGTCTGAGTTGGGCGCTTTgatattatcaaatttCCTATAAGTTGCGGGTTGTGCAGTTTCTAACGGCTGAGGGGTAGGTAGCTCACTGGTGGACCCATCCTGGGACGGGTATGAAAGATTTGTATTGCTTCCAGAGGCAAACGGACTTGCGATTCTCTTGGAGCTTTTTGCCCTCATCAGGGCTGGTTTGCGTTCCATAGCAATGACTTGAGTGAAAACTTTGGGATACAGGCCTTCTTCTTGTGTTCTTAGATTCTTACCAAAATACCAACCATCGTTATACGACCCATCATCGGTGACCACTTGAATCTTGTCTCCAGGCCTCATATCTAGTTCGTCATCCATACGCTTACTGTACTCGGTGATACAAATAAACAACGGGAATGTTTTCTGCGGCTGAAACCCTGCACCTAAGGGTGTTTCTCCAACAGATGGCACGCCTCCACTGGTACTCCGTAAATTAGTGGTATCTATATGGGTTAGCTTAGGTACTTTATTAGATGCCATACTGATTTTGTAGGTATTTCTGGAACTCGAACGGTATGATACGGCTGAGATGCTCTAAATGAAGTCCAGCGAATTGTTGAGATGAAACGTATAAACTATGAggaaaatggaaaaaaaacaaaacgaAACTGCTCTATTTGCACCAATATATAATTCGTCCACGTTAGCAAACCTCTTACCACAATTTTGAGCACTTTCGGTGACCAGACTATACTACGACCCTTGATGGTTCTtatgttttggttttttaCGAAGTGCAACTTACTTTCTAatgtttgtttctttaaAAGTCCACGTCTTGCTTCCAAATTTCCATTCTGTTCCCAAATAGCGAATGCTCGTTACCCGGACTTGCGACCGATACCTAACGACTGGTTCTTCATGTTACCGTTGGTGATTCATCCTTAATTACGGGTCTAAAATACATAGTACTATCATTTATTGTCCAACTATATGACCGCCATATCAAGCGCTGAGGAAAGCTGAGATAACGTTTTTCTGTATAATTTGTATTTGAAGTAAATGTCCGTCATTTAATATGAATGGGATTATGcatttgttgatgaaagagaaaatgatatcattctGTGAGGTTTGGGGCAGCTGTAGGACCTGAAATGTAAGTTTTTGTACCCACGAGATGTATTCGGGCATTCCTGATAAGTCTTGCTTTCTGAAGTGTGTCTTGttattgttcaaaaagGTCGCATCAGATGAATTAGtagaaaaagaactctTTCTATTAGATGGGGTATTGGTACCTCGAGATGAGCTGGAATTAACAGAACCATTCATATTTGGGATTGATGACGATTGTCGGTTAAAGGGGCTAATTGAACTTGATGCTCTGCCTTTATGGTCTGGATTGTTTTCGCTTGAAATGTGTTGAGACCAACGTGACATACCTTTcattttttggaaaatgCTTCTCTTTGACTTCGTCGAAGCTATACTCTTGTTTCCCGAACTTTTCGCACTAATTATAGATGCTGAATCGCTTCCGTTAGCACTTGGTCTGCGTTTGGAGTTCAATATAGAGCGATGAACAGTCTCTCTATCCTGATATCCGGGTTTCCTCAGCGGTGGGCCCATAGAAAGACTGGGTGTCATCATTTGCGGCTGAACACCACTCAGTAATGACGCCTGTACCAACTTGTTTAGATACTGAAGTGTACGTGCAATAACTTCCACGAATTGAGAGTCACTTCGACGTGAATAATCATCAAGCGTTTGGCTCAAAGTCTTGATCACATTAATCTTCAAAGGAACGTTCTCCACAGGAAAATCACTGCCATGGTGATATATCCATAGGTCCCACGTATATTTATCTAATGAAAGATGCAACGATACCACTACTGGTAATTCACTTTCGAAACTGGATCGTAACTTCTTTAAAGAGTTGACACACCTGTGGGCAACAGATAACTTAGATTCTTCAGTGAAATCAGCCAATTGTGGGGTTAGATCAAACACAGAAAGATAGTCCTCGAACTTCTTAGTAGCACAGCTGGCACTAAAATCATTAATGGAGTCTAAAGTCGGTGAACCAACTTCTATCAGCTTATGATTACTTCTTCCTGAGATGTTTGAACTATCTGAGTATAGCGATAGAAACGATTCACTCATCTGCGGTTCAAGTTGCTTTAGAAAACCAAGTAAACGAAATCAAAGGCTCTGATGTCACTCCTACAACATACAACTGACTTCAACGCCACTAGAGTATTGAATTTGCCAGGCTCATGTCGTTGCGAGAATGATAGGGTTCATTTCTTACCTTTAACATAAATAgctttttgttgatgatgtgCTTGgtcaaaattgaaaaagtcaACTATCCGTCTTCGGTTTCATAGAACACTATACAATTAAGGTACAAGACGATGGTAATGATATaagatttgaaatttaGACGTGTGCCAAGCTACTTTTATCGATTGATAATGTCACAGCCAATCTTTCTCTTGTCTTCATCCATCTGAACATCCTGTAAATGGAACGCTTACTACCTCTATGCGGTAAATATATATGATTGTATAACTTACATCGGGTTCAAAAATCACTTTTTGACTATTAGTTAGAAACAGCGGAACTTTTGCTGTAGGATTGAGAACAATGATTAGGATGAAGAATGAAAGTTTAACTGCTGTGATTACTTTCAGTCTTCGGTACAGTATTGCATTTGATTAACTATATTTGCCGCATAATACATACCATTTTTTGGACCTCTGAACCTCCTAACGTATAAGATAAAGTTATCGTATTCGATTATATTATGATTAGCATTTCGAACAAATCGAAAAGTAGGAGACCGAAGTTCTTGCTCACGTTTTCCATTACACAGCTCACCAATATTCCCCAATCATCCGGGTATTGTTATTGTAAATGGCATTTAAAAGATGGTACTGGTGCGTCAAGTTCAATCATCGAACAAGAAGGTCAGAAAATCGATACCAATCATCAAAGCAAAGGAACTACCGAGAGGATATTTGTTAAAAACCATAGAGCTAAATGGAACTATACTGTGGAACCTCCAATCAAATTAAAGTTGCAAGTTGATAAGAATAAGACACTCTCTAAGAAAATTCTAGTTGTGGAGGTTTATTTTGAGTTCTTGGAAGAACTGAATAAGAACGAACATCCGGAGGGAAGATTTAGCCATCATAATCACGCTTATACACAGAAAGTATCCGGAAAGATTCTTTTGGGTAATGTGAGCATTGATGTCACAAATTTCATTGATCAGAATGGAACTGAGTTCCATGATCGGTTCCTTCTACAAAAATCGAAAGTTAATTCAATCCTCAGTATGTCCATCAAGATGCAGTTACTCAGAGGgaaatttgatgattttacGCTTCCGAATGGAGAGCAACTATCCCAGAAAATTAAGGCAAACTTAGAGAATTTCACCGATAATAATTCAGATACCTCTTCTAATGTCACTTCACCGCTTTCCTCTGTCCACCCACCCGATAGCGCTGGTTCTAGGGTATCAAGTACCACGCATAAAACATCACATTTAGCACATCCAAAGCTGACGCATCAGCCTGGGGAGACGTTAGCATCATTGACTATTTCTAACCCAGTAGTTGAGAAACTTTATCAGAAAACCTTTAAGTTCCCATGGGACCCTAGACCCGGTGAATATACTCCTCAAGAGTGTATCGAAGATATTCTAGATGGGGGAAACGGATGGGCAAAGAACGAAAAGGGGATAaatttgatagatttagAGACATTACAGATTACCGATTTAGTAAACGATGATTATCTATTAGCGTCTTTGCTTGACCAACAGGGTATACACTACAAACCAAACAACCTAAATTACAGTTGGGATATATTAACCTCGAAATGGAGACAATCACAAAGCGGAAAATCAAGGAACGATTACTTGAAAGCCAACATCCAGAACTACTATCAAGAATGCAATAAATCAGGGTTGGATGAATATGCTGCAGAAAAAATCAAGGATGCTAAGAGTTGGAAAGTGAACTATAGCGCCACGGAAgaaaaatcatcaaagcCAAACTCAGACGCACAATCTACCCGTTCAAGTCATACCCAGTTAGAACAGATCTGATCAATATTACGTTATCGTGAGCTGATTAACGGTAGTTTTCAATGCGAGTACCAATTGGTTGATAGATTACCTTCGAATTCTTGTACTTTCAGTGttgttattttttttttctaagGTAAAAAACTGGACGCTCTCGTCCATAGAGCTCTTCGGCAGCCTAATGATCTTGATACAGAAGACTTCATAACACCAATATGATCGACGTTTAGGAAACTCTAGCATCTGTACGAGGTTTCTCTGAAatgaaacttttttttattgtGTCAGTTGTAATGTATGAAATGTGACGCAAGTCGGcatacaaaaaaaaaaattcatgataccaaaaggaaataatCCTCGATAAAGTGAGGTTGAATGTGGGAATTCGAGTTAGAAACTCTAGATGTGAAATCTCTATTGGAACTCAGTATTTATGACTTTTGgaaacttttcaatgtaCGAAAATTTTGTATAAATACAGGACAAAGTACACTGTCTTGAACACTTGAAACTTGAATAACGTATTCTCGTCTTCAAGAATGATCAAAGGTCTCATTTAGAAACGCCTAATAAGTTTAAACTTACAAAATCACCCAGTGTCGATAACAAAACTTCAAGGATCTAGCTGTCATACATCAACAATTGAAATGTCCTTAGATACAGAATCATTTGAAACTGCTGAAAAAGCAATTGAGGTAGTCACAAAGGAAATGGTATCTTTGACAAATTACTCAGCCATTGGATCATTAACCAGTCAGTTATCTCAGAATGACACTAAGTCAGGTGGAATTGAACAGAAAAAGTTACCGTTGAAACCAATATTATTGTGTCTGGCTACTTCTTTTGCAGGGTTTATCTTTGGCTGGGATGTTGGCACAATTGGTGGGATTACAAACATGGTatcatttcaaaacttttttgGTACCAACTTTGATTCTTCGAGTAATACACACTACTTTCCAAAACTTCTTATTGGATTAATCgtttccattttcaatatcagtTGCGCACTTGGTGGATTATTTCTAGTGAAGATTGCTGATATTAATGGAAGAAAACCAGGTATTTATGCTGCAATCACTATCTATTCGTTGGGAACATTGATTGGCTGGACATGTGGCTCCTCTTGGtggtatttcttcttcgcAAGGTTCATTTCAGGACTTGGTGTTGGTGCTACTGCGGTGATGATACCAATGTTTATAGCCGAATCTGCTCCCATCAACATTCGTGGTGCCATGGTTGTGCTCTACCAGTTAATGATCACTCTTGGAATTTTGCTCGGAAATGTCATCAACTATTGTTGCAGATCCACTTTACACGAAACAGATAATGCCACATGGAAGATCCCTGTAGGATTAGGAAACGTCTGGGCCGCTATCGTCGCGCTAGGTGTTCATTTTATGCCTGAATCACCAGTTTTTCTTACCAAGAGGTTAGGAAGCGCTCTCAAAGCTAAGGCAGCTTTTGCCCATATGAACAATTTGGACGTAGATGATCCAATTGTGGATAGTCATATTAGGAAGATGATGGAATCAGCTGACGCGGAGGTATCTACTCACAATGATATGAAGAACAGCAGGTTTGAATTCATACTCGGTCAACCAAGATTAGGTTTTAGACTATTTATTGGTATTATGGTGATGGCGTTTCAACAGCTATCCGGTGCAAATTACTTCTTCTATTATGGTACAACACTTTTCAACTCTGTGGGAATTGAAGACCCATACTTAACGTCGATTTTATTGTCTTCTGTCAACTTCATATCTACCTTTTTCGGTATTTATTTAGTTGAAAAGTTAGGCAGAAAAGCATGCTTAATTCTTGGTTCCGCGGGTATGTTTACCTGTATGTCCGTGTATGCGTCAGTCGGATCGTTCGCACTTAATAAGTCGCCTCAAAACTCTGGTGCGATTATGGTTACCTTCACGTGTGTTTACATCATGTTCTTTGCATGCACATCGGGACCTGTGTCCTTTGTCGTCATTTCGGAGTTGTTTCCAAGCAGGACAAAAGCGATATCCATGGCAGTGTGTACCTCAATCAATTGGCTTTgcaacttcttcatttctttatGCACACCATATGTCACTGATAAGATAGGCTTCAAGTTTGGGTTCGTTTTTGCTGGTTGTCTATTTGTCTCATTCTGgttcttcactttcttattgaaggaaactAAGAACAAAACTCCTGAACAGGTTGACGCATTGTATTCTATTGACAAGCAATAGGCAATGGACCATACAGGTATACTTCtacaaacaaagaaatttaCAATGAGCTCAACTGTTCACATAATCTACTGAAGCCTCCCGATTTCTCTGTTCGAGTGTGCGCTTGAATCGCTCTCCTTCATATAATTTCACTGTGTAAAACCTATTAACTTTCTCATTACGTATCATTTTACAAGTGTCTCAATGGCATTAAATTTGTAATTATTTCAGAAGAATTTTAATAACAAGGCATTTCTGTCTCCCAGCCCTGTGATATCTTAATACTTCTATTTACTCTTGTGTTGTTTTATCGGGCTCTCACTTATCAATCACCGAAGATGATTCCTGATTCCTCATATATTTActcaacaagaaaaaaaggaagagatGGCAATATGTAattgaaaatatgaaaGCACTCACATACTATGATTCAAAAATCCAGCAATTGGTTGTAAGCCAAATAAACCGGTGATCGAGAGCACTGAGTATTGTTGCTCAACGATGTTTAAAAGAGGTTCAAACAGAGCTACTTCGTCTTCTCAAGGGCAGCAACCAGAAAATCCTCCCTCTCTGAAATATCAGTCGTCAAGTTCACGATACTCTTTTCATCGACAGTACAACACAGGTTTTGGAACTTCACCTTTTAGGATATCACCTAAGTATAAACCAGATAGCCGCACTCCCTTCAGTTTTGATGGTACGGGAAATGTTGGACCAGAGAGCTCTCttaatgaagaagaatcaaatgCAAGATGGAGACCTTCTGAAAGTTCATTTGACAAACGTAGAACTTTCCACGGCGCTAAATACTCTCTGAGTATCGGAAAGGAAGTCTCAAGTATAGATAAAATCAATTCACCGGAGAGCAGATCCTTGATAATAGCAGGAAAAAGCCATTTAGGTATTTACACTTTCGATGAAGATTCTAAGACGATAACTAATGTACATGATTTCTTACAGACAGCGAAGACAAATACTGGGATCACGAAGAACACTTCATCGACACTACGGagaacaacaaaaaaaatttcaaccATATCTGATGTTAAAGCTGGCTTTTACAATCACAAAAACTATGTAGCAATTTGTGGTACTTCAACGTCTGTTGCGATTTACGATATTAATAAGACATCAGCGATAGACAATCCAGTTGTAACATCTCTCTCAGAACATACAAGATCTATCAATAGTGTGGATTTCAATATGGTGCAGACAAGCTTATTAATTAGCGGTGGACAAGATGGATGCATAAAGATTTGGGATTTGAGATCTCCTAAAATCTCCACCACTAGGAGTGATGTAAGTATCAACACCGGGTCTGATTCCATTAGAGACGTAAAATGGATGCCTTCTTACGAGTTTTCTAATGATACCAATGGTCTTTCAAACAGACATTTCAAATTTGCCAGTGTGCATGACTCTGGATTATTATTGAAGTTTGATTTGAGACAACCAAACCAAGctgaaaaaaagattaatGCACATTCTGGTCCCGCCTTATGTTTGAATTGGCATCCGCATCAGGACTACATTATTAGTGGTGGAAGAGACGGAAAATGTTGCTTGTGGTATGTAGGCGACAAATCTAATCAAGTTGGTAACATTAGTAGTACCAACCTCAATTCAAGTAATCCAGCAACGCATaatttatcatcatcatacCCCTTGGGGCTATCCAACACCCTTGCATTTCCTGAGCTCACAATAAATACCGCTCGTTCCATGAATAAACTTAAGTTTCGTCCAAAATATGAGACGAATgtattcaattcattgattGGGACTTCATCCATGGGCGAAGATTCGGATGTATCTGTTTATTCGCTAGCAAGAAAATATATTCCTAAAAACGTTATTGCTTCCAGTGCACCTTCTGTTGGTTTTGTCTGGTGGGATGACGACACGATATTCAATATAGACAAGCAAAATACCGTTACTGGGTGGGATATCTCTCATGAACCGACTGTACTTGATAATTTGCCGAAAAACACAATAAAATGGAGAGATTTGGATGGCGATGGTATTCTGTTTTTGGACCAAAAACCAGGTGGGTATTTGTCTCAAGAAGAGACAGTTTTGACACCAGGTAGTGGAGAGAATCGCAAGATGCCTTTCACACACAGAATGAGTAGTGCAACTGCTAACAGTTTTACTGGAGGAAATAATCCTAACATTACAAGCAACACAAGTAGCAGTGCCGCAAGTTTCTCAAAAAACCCGACACTTGGCATGTCTCAACTTCACCAGGGCAACGTATTAGGTGAAAGGTCAACTATGTCAAAGCATGCACAATCCGTTAACAGCAAATTTTCGCCTTCGGTTAACAGCTCGCCGTGGACCAATCCGTATTCGTCCCCTCATCATAACTCAATCGTGTCAGGATCGGAATCGGCATTACATGCGGTTAATGATTCCTTTCTACAATCTCCATATTTGATAGGATTAGACTTTCCGCATATTTTGAACACAATACGGAACACTAGGCTCGCAGAATTTAACAGAAAGGTCGAAAGTGCAGCTTTATTAGAATTAAAGTCATCTCCAACtgaagttttcaagtttttaGCACGGGAATTGAAGTTTTCGTATAAATATAACAGtattgaaacaaaagacAACGGCCGAGAGCTTGATTCATCGAGCACACATGGCTCAGTGGATTCTAAAACGAATTTGATGGAAAAGTTGGGGTTATCTGAAAATAATACTTGGACTCATTTGATCAAATATACGAAATCTCACGACTCTGACGAAGTCATATCGAAAGGCACAGAGCTTAAAACACCAGTTTCTGACAAAAGTGCTAATATCGAAAAATCAGCTACGAATCATAA
Coding sequences within:
- a CDS encoding uncharacterized protein (similar to uniprot|P38177 Saccharomyces cerevisiae YBL086C Protein of unknown function green fluorescent protein (GFP)-fusion protein localizes to the cell periphery), with product MISISNKSKSRRPKFLLTFSITQLTNIPQSSGYCYCKWHLKDGTGASSSIIEQEGQKIDTNHQSKGTTERIFVKNHRAKWNYTVEPPIKLKLQVDKNKTLSKKILVVEVYFEFLEELNKNEHPEGRFSHHNHAYTQKVSGKILLGNVSIDVTNFIDQNGTEFHDRFLLQKSKVNSILSMSIKMQLLRGKFDDFTLPNGEQLSQKIKANLENFTDNNSDTSSNVTSPLSSVHPPDSAGSRVSSTTHKTSHLAHPKLTHQPGETLASLTISNPVVEKLYQKTFKFPWDPRPGEYTPQECIEDILDGGNGWAKNEKGINLIDLETLQITDLVNDDYLLASLLDQQGIHYKPNNLNYSWDILTSKWRQSQSGKSRNDYLKANIQNYYQECNKSGLDEYAAEKIKDAKSWKVNYSATEEKSSKPNSDAQSTRSSHTQLEQI
- a CDS encoding sugar porter family MFS transporter (weakly similar to uniprot|P42833 Saccharomyces cerevisiae YNL318C, HXT14 protein with similarity to hexose transporter family members, expression is induced in low glucose and repressed in high glucose; the authentic, non-tagged protein is detected in highly purified mitochondria in high-throughput studie), with amino-acid sequence MSLDTESFETAEKAIEVVTKEMVSLTNYSAIGSLTSQLSQNDTKSGGIEQKKLPLKPILLCLATSFAGFIFGWDVGTIGGITNMVSFQNFFGTNFDSSSNTHYFPKLLIGLIVSIFNISCALGGLFLVKIADINGRKPGIYAAITIYSLGTLIGWTCGSSWWYFFFARFISGLGVGATAVMIPMFIAESAPINIRGAMVVLYQLMITLGILLGNVINYCCRSTLHETDNATWKIPVGLGNVWAAIVALGVHFMPESPVFLTKRLGSALKAKAAFAHMNNLDVDDPIVDSHIRKMMESADAEVSTHNDMKNSRFEFILGQPRLGFRLFIGIMVMAFQQLSGANYFFYYGTTLFNSVGIEDPYLTSILLSSVNFISTFFGIYLVEKLGRKACLILGSAGMFTCMSVYASVGSFALNKSPQNSGAIMVTFTCVYIMFFACTSGPVSFVVISELFPSRTKAISMAVCTSINWLCNFFISLCTPYVTDKIGFKFGFVFAGCLFVSFWFFTFLLKETKNKTPEQVDALYSIDKQ
- the RTC1 gene encoding Rtc1p (similar to uniprot|Q92271 Saccharomyces cerevisiae YOL138C Hypothetical ORF), encoding MFKRGSNRATSSSQGQQPENPPSLKYQSSSSRYSFHRQYNTGFGTSPFRISPKYKPDSRTPFSFDGTGNVGPESSLNEEESNARWRPSESSFDKRRTFHGAKYSLSIGKEVSSIDKINSPESRSLIIAGKSHLGIYTFDEDSKTITNVHDFLQTAKTNTGITKNTSSTLRRTTKKISTISDVKAGFYNHKNYVAICGTSTSVAIYDINKTSAIDNPVVTSLSEHTRSINSVDFNMVQTSLLISGGQDGCIKIWDLRSPKISTTRSDVSINTGSDSIRDVKWMPSYEFSNDTNGLSNRHFKFASVHDSGLLLKFDLRQPNQAEKKINAHSGPALCLNWHPHQDYIISGGRDGKCCLWYVGDKSNQVGNISSTNLNSSNPATHNLSSSYPLGLSNTLAFPELTINTARSMNKLKFRPKYETNVFNSLIGTSSMGEDSDVSVYSLARKYIPKNVIASSAPSVGFVWWDDDTIFNIDKQNTVTGWDISHEPTVLDNLPKNTIKWRDLDGDGILFLDQKPGGYLSQEETVLTPGSGENRKMPFTHRMSSATANSFTGGNNPNITSNTSSSAASFSKNPTLGMSQLHQGNVLGERSTMSKHAQSVNSKFSPSVNSSPWTNPYSSPHHNSIVSGSESALHAVNDSFLQSPYLIGLDFPHILNTIRNTRLAEFNRKVESAALLELKSSPTEVFKFLARELKFSYKYNSIETKDNGRELDSSSTHGSVDSKTNLMEKLGLSENNTWTHLIKYTKSHDSDEVISKGTELKTPVSDKSANIEKSATNHKAETNQDENSSCINSSNQVKTKNLIELITLCDKNAEIYIMLEDFSNYKIWLLMRDSLLWDLKVLTESMAVDVTADQEVNDQSSIDQPWKKNDSFTSLKEARQASVASGYSSYSATDLSSSVNTNNRHSFNEPTHLTQTPPVSHLKAQLQGSKETTTISRADSIQNSLQNDIIEIRKLRQSHGDRAELAIDEEEEGEEREELTKRAFEEDENNKQFINIPRRESGPSALMPSPSHVSSQSEIPSNPENHHQPRRPRTSFIDSFMSQLRSPGSSNVDADRESTGSKKSSMPSFSSSAATFLNSKKSQNANHNKLKSATEVSDILESEFATQKSWNGSVAKTTTQMSGITALMNETKKLENTITPPWSSRRLIHQLYEQSVASGNILLTMAILLLFQDMFQLVDTETVKNSIAEFTELLHRYELFEIAAELMKNCPYEDISSSSAGFSSIQLFCDKCNKPLVNESSKEKIIKERLEGNSSAMSRFGYWYCDSCSKRNTLCCFCNKPMKSLAISMLNCGHEGHFECLKKWFFDENMDVCPLGCPAILF